The Ranitomeya imitator isolate aRanImi1 chromosome 6, aRanImi1.pri, whole genome shotgun sequence genome window below encodes:
- the LOC138641581 gene encoding zinc finger protein 665-like, whose translation MMEMDGDPKFLSGFAYKMLSNNADHMEVKVELDVNCKEEVPWDDDKRQSTAPVELNAPFYCLVCGKVFGQRHNLIKHQRIHTGERPYCCGQCGKSFIQKQHLTKHQRLHTGERPYVCLVCGRSFSLKHNLTTHGRIHTGEKPYPCTECGRSFSRRENLRAHQRCHVNKATGGKMIQSKEKVNPVGPSCQLLAIVRIPKARANPEKNPPFKISSSGRTVNPRPFICPQCGKRFFNKQTFINHYRIHTGQRPHTCPECGRSFIQKQHLTKHIRTHTGEKPYTCSQCGRSFSMKHNLCTHMKTHTGEKPYSCSGCGKKFTRRSTYQAHLRIHCKTKPEESRSGAFHSVEDMIFTPKGVYIVEVPEQHIMEQVMLHPPETPITCGQCGKDCSHIGEIPVCCTDCGTSFNQTGILTVHSDDPAGKVTTTTSEEAKPQTSGGLHSNDEPHAGAAHFSCHWCGQIFGQREDLEQHEPLHSGEKIHTCDQCGKTFFQRNLLMKHETTHAGDRLSLRNSPSKSLRRLLPTVQQLSATANKPFPCTKCEKRFSHQETLILHQRSHQRHSIPMTVAPDQKCVGGSLKCEHSEGQGRAFPCSVCGKSFNQKHTLINHLRIHSGERPYPCPTCGKSFIQKQHLTKHVRLHTGERPYSCQECGRSFSLKHNLTTHQRIHTGERPYACNQCGKRFNRRGILLSHGRIHLQEAAQSSQNSEDLTLPPDKNTM comes from the coding sequence ATGATGGAGATGGATGGAGACCCCAAATTTCTGAGTGGATTTGCATACAAAATGTTATCAAACAATGCTGATCACATGGAGGTGAAAGTAGAGCTTGACGTGAACTGTAAAGAAGAGGTTCCCTGGGATGATGACAAGCGGCAGAGCACAGCTCCTGTAGAACTGAATGCACCATTTTACTGTCTGGTGTGTGGGAAAGTTTTTGGACAGAGGCATAATCTCATCAAGCATCAGCGTATCCATACTGGAGAGCGGCCGTACTGTTGTGGCCAGTGCGGGAAGAGCTTCATCCAAAAACAGCACCTGACCAAACACCAGAGGCTGCACACTGGAGAGCGGCCATATGTCTGCCTGGTTTGTGGCCGCAGCTTTAGTCTAAAACATAACCTAACAACCCAtgggagaattcacacaggagagaaaccgtaTCCCTGTACCGAATGTGGCAGGAGCTTCAGCCGCCGGGAAAATCTACGGGCTCATCAGAGATGCCATGTAAACAAAGCAACTGGTGGCAAAATGATCCAATCAAAAGAGAAGGTGAATCCAGTCGGTCCATCCTGCCAGCTGTTGGCCATAGTCAGAATACCCAAAGCGCGAGCAAACCCTGAGAAGAATCCCCCTTTTAAGATCTCCAGCAGTGGGCGGACAGTGAATCCCAGACCCTTCATATGTCCTCAATGTGGAAAGCGATTCTTCAACAAGCAAACTTTCATCAATCACTACAGGATTCACACTGGTCAGAGGCCACACACCTGCCCTGAGTGTGGGCGCAGTTTCATCCAAAAACAGCACCTGACAAAGCACATCCGCacacacactggggagaagccctaCACCTGCAGCCAGTGTGGCAGGAGCTTCAGTATGAAGCACAATCTGTGCACACACATGAAGactcacactggagagaagccataCAGCTGCTCTGGCTGTGGAAAGAAATTCACACGGAGGAGCACCTACCAAGCACATCTAAGAATTCACTGCAAAACCAAACCAGAAGAAAGTCGCTCAGGAGCGTTCCACTCTGTGGAGGATATGATATTTACACCTAAAGGAGTGTACATTGTGGAGGTGCCGGAGCAACATATCATGGAGCAGGTGATGCTGCACCCACCAGAGACACCCATTACCTGTGGCCAGTGTGGGAAGGACTGTAGTCATATTGGTGAGATACCTGTTTGCTGTACTGACTGTGGAACAAGCTTTAACCAAACTGGCATCCTAACCGTGCACTCAGATGATCCTGCAGGCAAGGTGACGACTACAACTTCAGAAGAGGCGAAACCACAGACATCAGGAGGCCTGCATAGCAATGACGAACCCCATGCTGGGGCTGCACACTTCTCCTGTCACTGGTGTGGGCAGATATTTGGCCAGAGAGAAGATCTTGAGCAACATGAGCCTCTTCACAGTGGTGAGAAAATACACACTTGTGACCAgtgtgggaaaacattttttcaGAGGAACCTGTTGATGAAGCATGAGACGACACATGCTGGAGACAGATTATCCTTGCGTAATTCTCCAAGTAAGAGCCTCAGACGTCTGCTGCCCACAGTCCAACAACTGTCAGCCACAGCCAACAAGCCTTTCCCGTGCACCAAGTGTGAGAAACGTTTCAGCCACCAGGAGACTCTGATCTTGCATCAAAGAAGCCACCAGAGACATTCCATCCCCATGACTGTAGCACCAGATCAGAAGTGCGTGGGAGGTAGCTTAAAATGCGAACACAGTGAAGGTCAGGGACGAGCATTCCCATGTTCTGTCTGTGGCAAGTCCTTCAACCAAAAACATACCCTCATTAACCATCTGAGGATCCACTCAGGTGAAAGGCCATACCCCTGCCCCACTTGTGGCAAGAGCTTCATTCAGAAGCAGCACCTCACAAAGCATGTACGTCTCCACACGGGCGAGAGACCGTACTCCTGCCAGGAGTGCGGGAGGAGCTTCAGTCTAAAACACAACCTGACCACCCACCAGCGGATTCACACCGGAGAGCGCCCTTACGCCTGCAACCAGTGCGGCAAGAGGTTCAATCGCAGGGGCATTTTACTCAGTCATGGAAGGATCCACCTCCAAGAGGCAGCACAGTCTTCACAAAATTCAGAGGACCTTACCCTGCCGCCAGACAAAAACACAATGTAA